The following are encoded together in the Novipirellula artificiosorum genome:
- a CDS encoding glycosyltransferase, with amino-acid sequence MHAIVIPCFNEAMRFQEEPFAIALSANPKLHLCLVNDGSTDETERVLQAFCDKHNQRTTLISYHANRGKAEAVRAGILSCADQPYEQLGYWDADLATPIEDLPLLVNSLNHDPSLDMVLGSRVRMLGHQIERRMLRHYVGRAFATLASLSLDLPVYDTQCGAKVFRNAPWTIPLFQSPFVSGWAFDIELLSRYLVHCKQAGHQPKLLEVPLRQWHDVAGSKVSPIDGIKASAALLRLARSHRKAMRCDSTAGD; translated from the coding sequence ATGCACGCGATTGTGATTCCTTGCTTCAACGAAGCGATGCGTTTTCAAGAAGAGCCGTTTGCAATCGCGTTGTCAGCCAATCCCAAGTTGCACCTGTGCTTGGTCAATGATGGCAGCACCGATGAAACGGAAAGAGTGCTCCAAGCGTTTTGTGACAAGCACAACCAGCGCACGACCCTGATCTCCTATCACGCCAATCGAGGAAAGGCCGAAGCGGTGCGAGCAGGCATTCTGTCTTGCGCGGACCAGCCCTACGAGCAGCTTGGCTATTGGGATGCGGACCTGGCAACGCCGATCGAAGATCTTCCGCTACTCGTCAATTCGCTAAACCACGATCCATCCCTTGACATGGTCCTTGGATCCCGTGTCCGGATGCTCGGGCATCAAATCGAGCGAAGGATGTTGCGACACTATGTGGGCCGGGCCTTTGCCACGTTAGCATCCCTCTCACTCGACCTCCCCGTCTATGACACCCAATGCGGGGCGAAGGTATTCCGCAACGCGCCGTGGACAATCCCTCTCTTCCAATCTCCATTCGTCTCGGGCTGGGCGTTCGATATCGAGTTGCTTTCGCGATACCTTGTTCATTGTAAGCAAGCCGGACATCAACCGAAGTTGTTGGAAGTGCCGCTGCGACAATGGCATGACGTTGCTGGATCCAAAGTGAGTCCAATCGATGGGATCAAGGCCAGCGCTGCGTTGCTACGACTGGCGAGATCCCACCGCAAGGCAATGCGATGCGATTCTACGGCCGGCGACTAA
- a CDS encoding class I SAM-dependent methyltransferase gives MNEESFVEHAAFEKKHWWFLARQEIVVQLVSVLMDSRAADPPHPFSVLEIGCGTGATINRLSSQFVSASKTVQCTGADISADAIRIAKQDYPDRSFIVYKETADLADQIRAADCVLLLDVIEHVQDDVRMVAAIAEQMRLGATLVITVPADPSLWSSHDEALFHYRRYTAPRLTCIWGNLPICPLMTSGMNWRLAPAIRIARRFGRWVAPQASEVAKSDLSMPPSWINGLLRQVFASEAACLTRALSTGLQGAPAPETVPHPHGVSLVAVLRRTAGNIDLADLPKPPAIDDHVPRSLQRASNTTRDSEANDSEANKDGN, from the coding sequence ATGAACGAAGAGTCCTTTGTTGAACACGCCGCTTTTGAAAAAAAACATTGGTGGTTTCTGGCTCGCCAAGAGATTGTCGTACAACTGGTATCCGTCTTGATGGATTCGCGAGCTGCGGACCCTCCGCACCCCTTTTCCGTTCTCGAGATTGGCTGCGGGACCGGCGCGACCATCAATCGATTGTCGAGCCAATTTGTTTCCGCGTCGAAGACTGTTCAGTGTACGGGGGCAGACATTTCCGCTGACGCAATCCGGATCGCGAAGCAAGACTATCCGGATCGCTCGTTCATCGTCTATAAAGAAACAGCGGACTTGGCGGACCAAATCCGCGCCGCCGATTGCGTTTTGTTGCTCGACGTGATCGAACACGTTCAAGACGATGTCAGGATGGTGGCGGCCATCGCAGAGCAAATGCGATTGGGTGCGACGTTGGTCATCACCGTGCCTGCAGATCCGAGCCTATGGAGCAGTCATGACGAGGCCTTGTTTCACTATCGTCGGTACACAGCGCCGCGATTGACATGCATTTGGGGCAACCTTCCCATTTGCCCATTGATGACCTCAGGGATGAATTGGCGATTGGCACCGGCCATTCGGATAGCTCGAAGATTCGGTCGATGGGTCGCTCCTCAAGCGTCCGAAGTTGCCAAATCCGATCTGAGCATGCCGCCATCTTGGATCAATGGTTTGCTGCGGCAGGTGTTTGCGTCCGAAGCGGCGTGTTTGACACGAGCTCTCTCAACAGGATTGCAGGGCGCCCCGGCGCCAGAAACGGTTCCTCATCCGCATGGCGTCAGCTTGGTTGCGGTGCTTCGCCGAACCGCAGGCAACATCGACTTGGCGGATCTACCAAAACCGCCAGCGATCGACGACCACGTCCCCCGGTCGCTCCAGCGTGCGTCAAACACAACTCGCGATTCCGAAGCAAACGATTCCGAAGCAAATAAGGACGGGAACTGA